Below is a window of Limibacillus halophilus DNA.
GGAACGTGGAGGATTTGCTCCACGAGCGCGGGAACGATATCAGCCATGAAATGGTGCGCTTTTGATGGCAGCGCTTCGGGCCAATGTTCGCCGCCTAGATCCGCAAGCGACGGATCCAATGCATGCGATCAGGCCCCTGGCGATGGCACCTGGACGAGGTCTTCGTGAAGATCAACGGCGAGACACACTACCTGTGGCGCGCCGTCGATCGCGAGGGCGAGGTCCTGGAATCCTTCGTGACGAAGAGACCGGTAAGAAGGCTGCTTTGAGATTCCTAAGGAAAGCAATGCATAAGCATGGGCGACCCGAGGTTATCGTGACCGATCGGCTGCGCTCGTACGGCGCTGCACTCAGGGACATTGGGACCGCAGCTCGACAAGAATGTGGCCGTTGGATTAACAATCGTGCTGAGAATTCACATCTACACTTCCGGCGACAGGAGCGAGCGAAGCTAAGGTTCCGCCGAATGCGAAGTTTGCAGCTATTCGCCGCCGTCCACGCCTCCGCCTACAACCTCTTCAATACAGAACGCAGCCTTTCCTCTCGAACCATCTTCAAGCTGAACCGCGCCGCCGCTCTCTCCGAATGGCGCGGCTTTCTCACTGTCTGACGCTCGCCATTGCTAAGGCTTACTGAGACTAATTCAAACTCGCCTGGCAGCACTCACCCGTCAGTAACCGCCAGTTGCCCGCCAAGGCACGGCGCTCGGCCAAGTCCATTCTAAAGCTGCCGGGGTTATCCAGAACCGCCGTGATTTCTGTATAAAGCGGTAGCGCCAGCCGTAGTGCAGATTCAGGGCGAATCCTTGTCATGGTCCAATCGAGTTTCTCTCTGGCACCAGCGTTTGTGTAACTGCCTCGACGAATCCAATCTACTACCAACCAATCGAATGTGCTTAGAAACGCCAGGGAATCGGCTGCCTGGAGGATGTCCTCTTCAGTATTGCCACCAAACTCATGACGTAAAACCAAGGCTCGCACCCGACGCTTGAAGACATCGTCAGGCTCAGGGTTTTGCGTTTGCAGCCACTCTTCGACGAACTCCGCTGAACGGATGGAAT
It encodes the following:
- a CDS encoding HD domain-containing protein, which produces MLSNHVPSLIGKYADPTFTPLEFKAMEWLDGFYQLEHLLATRQWAIKLAGSNATDALKFAALVHDSERFFPGGPTGTPQNGFDDPDYLIKHSIRSAEFVEEWLQTQNPEPDDVFKRRVRALVLRHEFGGNTEEDILQAADSLAFLSTFDWLVVDWIRRGSYTNAGAREKLDWTMTRIRPESALRLALPLYTEITAVLDNPGSFRMDLAERRALAGNWRLLTGECCQASLN